In Lolium rigidum isolate FL_2022 chromosome 3, APGP_CSIRO_Lrig_0.1, whole genome shotgun sequence, the genomic window aactaggactactccgacgtcaagcgttggcccgtggactatagagtccccttcgatctacgcttccgctatgtatttgtgatgtgtgttgaaacaatagttcaactattattgtaatattggatcatgtgatctatttgtaagacgactatgatatgtaatgaatgatgacttatgatactcaactgttatgtctcgcaacaacaatattcctgggattgcgatgtatggcataacaggcatctggacttaaaaatccgggtgttgacaagttggtatcagagccattgtttgaccttaggagaccctaagttagaatggacgtctgaaaaacctagtttcaaaaaaaccaatgaagtgaatatttgtgaaaacttattctcactcttatccttgaaatcttttcaaaagtagaattccatgctctacttttccttgaaattctacctaaaattttgcacacttgatcactttagtagaactcacacctacgcaagagagcactagtatgagtttgtatcaggattccccttgtatcgtagagcgatgaatggttcttaaaaccaacggtgtgttagctttgtaatgtgtgatgtttggtatgaatgaaaaagtgttgttggttgtaccccctcaacactactcaagtttggaacttttcaaattttatctcaaacaaaccatagaaattccccccttatcttatgatctacctcattgttcggatggcccctcctacccgcaacaaccccgtgcccaagccaaccagatgcacattaagcacgccaagatgactgacaccatcaacatccttgcaatggagcgcaaggcacttcgtcatcagcacgccaagaaggaccacctcattgctcgtctccgcgtgaggatagcaaccctggagcagctcatcccaatacccaaccatgcccccagagacaagtccactgtgacttgctatgcatgtggtgttactggtcattactctaaaaagtgcccgatgaaagccgccaacaatgccccaaggactggaagcaatgctgtacccattgcccaaaaggacaagtcaacggtaacctgctatgaatgtggaactgtgggtcattactccaatgagtgccccaagaagcttgccaagattgccgccaacaccgctgcccctgctcagcaacagcgccgcttcgcagcccaaaggaaccagaacaaccgcaacggccgcctctaccacatgaatgccgcAGAAGCACGAGAAGCCCCtcgaggccatgccaagtatgttttcccgtTAAACAAactgctcaatctttcttaggaacctaacttttcttaaaatctcgggacgagatttgtttaaggggaagggtttgtaacatcccaaaaatttcaaaacaaacaaaatgaatttccctagttccaaattttggaaccaacaaaaactttgattaaattaagttgatccatagagatcttgtttaattattgtgctattgccatgattgcttgttttaaattagtttttgaaataatcttaaaccctaaacctcacattccTTTTTATCATCCTAGTTAAAATTAAATAAAAGGAagtaaataagaaaaatgcatatgtgcctatggctataattataaatctttaccctagaactttccactttgtttagaggtttggaaaaccttcacaacccttacctagtacttatcaaacctaattcaagttgtttccaaagaaaataaaaagaaactaaaaatgccatggaggcatatgagagtaaaatgcaaatttgtgaatttgaggatcttgaccctaagacttgtggagaatggttggatcactcctatataccatttcaacactcaacaatatcaaatgggccaagaacaatcaaattaaaaatcaaatgccacatatgcataggggcatatgtgccacatagccatttccccaaatcttgacctatgcacttctaccttgactaaatggtgtgaaaccatatctaaacctaatctaacactaaattaaccctaacccatgcccaagtaaagcaaggtgaacaatttacaaaaataataaaatttgacacatcacctcttatgtgttatggccaattttgcaaatctttgagctagaccttttggaatggtttcaatggttgggaaatgtttctaaactactaagaatcacatttgagtcaagaaatatcaaataaattggagagaaatcaaatggtgaggaattcccaatttcactcacatacacataaggccaattttgcaaatcttcaccaaaggccaccattgcttgatctcttgcttgtagaatgtttgtatatgataaacaaacacaattgcatcaaagaaacccaaatcaaagcaaagaagaattcaaatgcaacttatatatgataatggtcatttggccattttatattatcttacccactttgagctcttctattaagagattcttaaaccaaaccctaacaactctttgcacctcatccaagacctcatcaagatgagcaactttgatgttgaccaccttgACCAGATCTTTGACCATTGCTTAATTTAGTCaagccaagtggcaacattgaaacagattctagattccctccacttttcgaaattttcacaaaccatctccaaaacccaaaccaagaccaccaatgtGTGTAAAATCTTATTTAGAACACAATCATGCAGCAAAGTGGTCAAAATTACATACAAGAGAAGTCAATGGCTTGAGATAGAGAAGTATACATAGAGTAATATGGAAGTACAACCACTATGCAACCACTATTCACCacctcaccctctctctcttgtgATCATCCACAAGTACATTGTACCTCTGACCACTCTCAATGACCTCATCTAGCCTTGTCATGATCACCTTGACACAAGGACACTCCATGTCATTGCATATGTCACACACCTTTTTGACTTTGATCATTTGTGCACACTCTAGACCCCTCTCACCTTGCCCACCATGTCTCCTAGACTCACCTCACCCCACTTAAGCTTGCAGCACCTTGGTACACAAGAAATTTAGGCACAAAGCatcaatgccatgccatgccactccaaatgacatcacatgccaacccttgtcctcctccctctctagtcaccctcaccttgtcaaataaTCTTCACTCACCTCACTGACCCCCACCATGCCAAGGTTGACCTCAGGAGAGGCATAGCATAGCCCATGTcacaccatgccactcacatgctcaccaccatgcacccacCTGCCCTGACtattttccctctctctcaccttgtcacACACATCACTCTTGACCCATTACCACTGCTAGACATCACCATAGGACAAGGAGAGCAAGTGGTGGACTAAAACCATCCATGCCAAGTACTTGGTCACCAGCCCGTGGACACCTCCCTCTCCTCGCATGCACACCGCGTTCCAGCACGTCACCCTGCGCCACCAGCTCCCTCTTGGTCCCGCACCACCGACGGACACGGCCGTTGGCCCGCGCGCGCCCGggacgacgccacgacgcgacgtccttgaaggacgccgacgtcggcatTGACCCCGTGCTCCCTGCACACGACGCCATCAACCGCGCCACTACTCACGCGTCATCACCTACCCATGAGCTCACCTCCCGACGCAGCAGCGGTGCCGAAGACGCCCGTGCCCTCCGTGCACCGTGACGTCGTGGCCATGCCGACCACGTCGCGCCCCGCGCCTCCAGCCGCTATATAAACTCCCCGCGCCTCTGGACttcaccacaccatcccacagcatcctcccctccctcctagcaccgctcctctcgccctcctcgcagctcaccggcgtccacaagctcgccggcgaccacaccaaaagccgcccagatttttgccaccatagcctccaacacctataccaaagttgtagcccttggaaagagctttccaacgcacctaaccCCGCCTCAATCCGAGCTACGAAGTGAAAGATACGgcccccgcaaggttgcagaatcgcgaggtaggcgatgaaccagcgccgtccgatcccgatccagcgcaccgcgtgcgtcgcctgcacccgacgtgcatccgccatgcatgcgtggcccaggccacagctgggccggcccaacttcttcccgcccccgtttgaattcaaattttgtttaattctttttcatttaaattgctatcagatgctttgctagaaatcaaatatctccaaatATACTAGGCCATTTTTAGTGAacttcatatggttggaaagctcatgaaattatctatccaatgccactagattcaaaccaatagctgttgtagaattaaagtagaaaaataaacaagacatagacttttctgacttagaataattattaaaaatcaacccttttgaattttgaggtgattccacctctcataattcacatttcacaaactctaattgtttatgtaaaaatatgatatgggttctgtacatgatcatgggctagatgcagaatattggctatgtagtcaatactagcccatttaaactatttcaaattttaggaatttaaatctatgaggtgtagcacctcatttaaatcattctcacaagtgatatgaagtaatgtgttgacctttaaatgcttaggctcatacttgctctattgtagaatttaaatcaacatagtatttaaatggcaaaggttatttaaaacacatgagatgatgaatctcatttaaatcacttttctcaaatactaagtgtgaagtgttgaccttggtcaacatgggagcacccctggttatttgagaagattaaatcttaagaagattcaatgagaggaaattatttctccaaaccaaagagaaaccctaatttcaactttcaatgagaggaaattattctcctaatgttaaataaagaaaccctagcataatttgagaataaatgttaagtagtgatgctagatcctttgtgtgagccaataaggctaattaagactacttaagtgttgtttggtgattgtatcctcgtattcgtttatagacgctagtaccggggactatcaagaggaagaggtcttctaccaagaggaagagcaagagaactttgatcacatcaccaaccaaggcaagctattaccaatgcaagctagactaatgcaagttataatgttgcaagctaacactcttgcaaagtcccaagtgcaaagctctacaagagcaaggcaccatccccatttatttttatgtccaataaacctatcccatgtttttaccttgcaattattttgcttattgttttttttcaaagcttacttttgatttatgattcacttaggctagaatagaacaagagcatcaaatttagcctaaagcaaacaaagctagatagcacccctcatgactagtggctattgctaaataaataaaagtgactactctagttgggatctTGTGAAATGaaaggactttgaaaaccttggaatgatgagtcattctattgaaatattttgaaggtgaatatgacttgtgaatgacttggtgaattttacgaaaactgatggttgggttcggatgcgataccattccaatttacaagtacccccacaatacctgattatgggtagggcttaactcggaagtttatgtgtcttagtatgggttccctctaaacaagcgtcatcggggttatgccgaaagctgcctccacaacaaaagaaacgacgttaaagatgaggtgaatgtccggcccaagccccgtgcggttcccgggttgacgatcggtcttcactcgggaggccaagctcatggggagaggtacctatactaggatatgtaagtaaaaggttatggttgatgatccgcgtactgagttacgattattcagggttaccccgacggatgtaatcaaaagttgtggcacaagcgtacaacctctgcagagtgtaaacctattcgaatagccgcgtccacggttaaggacggttggaaaggccatactgttccgtcatcagaccattttcacaaaatgtgacatatgacttgtgatttttgcatttgaaaggtgactgttgaatttgacttgaattacaacaaatgttgtgggaatgacactaatgttcccacttgagttagttagcacctgaaaggtcttgatttcaaatacttgtgaactaaaattggctttatgcaaaagaaactagagcttagcaccccctcaccagaaatgttcgtacttacattagtattagtttgcgagtactttaaagtactcactggctgtgtccccggctattcaaatggccggactatgaagaggagcaacgagtatgaagaggatggacagcaggacgtctacgacaactaggactactcctgacgtcaagcgttgtcctgtggactatagagtccccttcgatctacgcttccgctatgtatttgtgatgtgtgttgaaacaatagttcaactattattgtaatattggatcatgtgatctatttgtaagacgactatgatatgtaatgaatgatgacttatgatactcaactgttatgtctcgcaacaacaatattcctgggattgcgatgtatggcatagcaggcacctggacttaaaaatccgggtgttgacatcagTGAGCTGAGCTTTAGGTATCTACATATAACAACAGAAACTGTTGACTGCTCAGACTACTATCCACAGTTGTGTCGCAGATATCGACGGAACTTAGCAACAGTAGGTGTTGGATGTTCAAACTATTGTCTACGGCTGCTGCAGCCATGAATGCAGCTCATTTGGCGCACATCATATTAGTATATGTTTGCTATTGCCATCCGATTCCGTGAGATGGCACCGTCAATAGTTTTTTGTGTGTATTTGTACAGACTTCTTCACAAATGTAATGAATATGTTAAAGGCTATCTTTTGTTTCCCCTATCTCTATACGACCTCTAATTTCGTGATAAGTCGATGTGATAAAGGGTTATACCGTCCATCTATTTTCTTTTTAGTTTTGCTTCTTCGGTTACAACTTATTTGGGCAGCGAGAAAAGGCGAAACATGATCGTTGTGCAACCGTAAAGTAAGACTGAAAAAAGCGGGAGCTTCATGAAACTAATACGAGCCTAATATGAACAAATTAGTTCAAATGGTTCAGAAAAGAGGAACATACCAGGTGGTAGCACAACACCTCAATTCGTCTTCCTGTACTTTTTGTGTACGGCCTACTAGCTTAAATCAGCTTCCACGCCTTTTTATCCGATGCCATCGCTTGCCACTGAGCACCTCCTTTCTACCTCTTACCTTGAGGCTCAGTGACAAAATCAGTGCTCCCAAAGAGATAGATCTTGATCCGAAACAAAATCCTATCGCTGCATGTTCCAGCAGAATGAAACTTCAGTTGATTTGAACAAACAAAAAGAATAAATCTGAGCATGCTGCAAGATCTAAAGACAGAGCATTCAGAGCATGCTTACCTATTTAGATAACCAACACGTCCTCCGCGTCCGCGATCTTGCTCACCGCATCCGCCTGATGCATCCCACACGGACGGGTGTAGCACGGGCAGGGATACGCATGCAGAGATGACCGGGAAGAGGATAAGCCAGACCCGATGTCGCCGCGTCATCGGCGACCCCGCGACACACCTTCTGCCCGCCCAGTCCCTTCATACCCCTTCCGGCTGCCAGCTCCTCTTCCCTCCCGGCCAAAAAAAAGCTCATAACAGCAAAATCCAGTGGCGCAGCGCAGGTGGCTAAGATCGAAAATGCCAATCCGGCGTAGCCTCCCGGACCGATCTGCTTTCTTTCCATGTTGACTGCAAGCGACGGTGATCAAGTTTGCTCAACATTTCACAGGCTCTAACCTTGCTATTTTTTCCCCTTCGAAGCATCCTCTGGAGATGAAGACAGATGTAGGTGACAGCCTGACAGCTACTCTCCACCGATCAACTCACCCACGCAAACcaccttttttgtttttctgtagaAGCACTGCCTCTTATCTGTTGCTCGCAGCCCACCAGTAATACTAAGTTACGGCCTAGATGGGCCGTAAAGTGGTCCGGCTCATGTCTTCGAATTACATACTTAATTGCACGATtctggaaaagaaaagaaataacatCTACCTTTTTTTGACAGAAAAAAAACATTTACATGTTCCAGCCATAGATTACACATGTTTGTTTAGCAAATTTTGAAAGAAATCTACAGCACCCATTTGCTCACTCTTAGCATTCAGATTTTTTTCCTTCAAAATATCTTCTCTTAATAATACTACCATATATGTTGTGAATTTGAGTTTGCCAATTATCTACAAAAGCAGATGTACAGATTAACAAAAGTAAAACAGCTTAATGATACAGCAGATGATGCCACAATGACCCAGCAGACGGTGCCACTGAATCCAGATACGAGGCCGTATGTCTCCTTTATTCTCCACGTCTATCTATTTATTGCTATCATTTTGGATCTCCTTTTTACACCTTTAATTTTACACGGACATCACTTCAACAGTAGCCATCACTAATAAGATTGGGCTTACATATATTCTTCAGATCCATACCAAAATATACAGACTAAGCAAGAGATAATGCCACAACACTACAAGGCACAACTTTAGTTCCCTAAATAGAAACACCTCAAGGAGGATGTCCTTACAGACCCCCGCCTTCTTCTGCCAGCCCCAACACAACTCCGTCCGCTACTCGCGTGGATCCTATTGCAAAGATCCATCCTCCGAGGAGGAAGCCAGTGGTAGGTGAcaacagctccatccactcttttTTTCGCTGAAGCAACGCACGGGCCACTCACTGACTCTCCCCTCCGCCGGCTTCCTTATTTCGGACAACAACAACCCATCGAGCGGTGCCACAATACAATCTAAATGGGCCTTGCAAAGCTCATGTAGATCTGCACTTCTGGCCCTCCCGACAGCAGATTCCCTGCCGCTTAGCCAATCCTTCACCGAGCCCACGCCGACGCCATTCCCGGCGAGGTGTACATCAGGCGGTCTTCGTTGACATCGCGCCAACATCCCTTACTGATATTGCCATGGATCTCACAAATTTCCTAAACATGACGAGAAAATAGTTTCTTCTGTTCTCTGCTTAATTTCCCACTGATTATGTGGGTACATATTTTGATACTCTAACATGTATTGATACACTATATATCTTAGTTTGTCTTCTCTTTTCAAAAGTTCAGCTCAGATGGTAATACTAGGATATCCAAATTGACAAGTGAACTCCACCAAATTCATTTCAGCAAGCTTTAAGAAATCTAATCAGTTATCTCATACAAGAAGTAAGTAGATTCCACAAAAATATCGATAAGATCTAATATATCATCAGCAGATATTATTTATAACTCCTAAAgtcttatgtcatacagtaaaACAATCACTTATACCGAATAGCCCCATCTAGCCTCCCCCTCTCGAAGTATTCAACAATCCACCAACAAAAACTACACCTCCCACACCCTAGACAGcatgggcgcggcgtgcgccgcgccgcaaACTTCCTAGTACTATATATAAAAGCTAACCATGTTTGCTCTCACCACAACGTTTTGATGGTTGCAGCAGGTTTTCCTCCATTCAACTGATGACACGTATGCTGATTCTTCCATTCCCATTCAAGTGGTGACACCTATGCTGATTTGCTGATTTTACTGTAGATGGTTCTTAGCTTTCCCTTTTGTCTTTGAGGGTTAGTTCCTCTAACCGGTTCCCGTTGGTTATTTCTCTTTTTTCACATCGCCTGTGGCCTTGATTGCTTGTGCCATGAACAACTCTTTTTTACGTTTTCTTTCAGATTATTTTAGAAAAACAATAGTTATTTTCTAttgattttgaattttttttgcaaaaattcatTGACAGAAATATTCAATTTTTGAAGTGATTTTTCGCTTTTTTTAGTCGATGAAAATAATATATTTTTCTTCTGGTATCTCTGAAAAAATTGCTCCGTCGTATGTTACATCTTTTAGCTGGTGTGTGTTGTCCTGGCTCCGGCACCTGCAGTTATTGTGCAGTGCTACTCGGCATACTACTTTGTTCTTTCCATCATCCTACAATCATCCGGTGTTTTCTGTCCACACAATACCGCGATGAACCGTGCCAATGAACTGTGTTTTTAGTCGTTTCATTATTTTCAGTGCAAATATCGTTGGTCAACCTTACCTCTAGCATTAATTTGCGGAAGACATGCTAGATCGTATGTTGTCCTTTTATCCGGTCCGGTTGCTACGACAAAAATGATGTTGCCTACTTTAAGAAATTGCTCAACAGTTTGTCGATTCTTTTAATCGGGAAACATATTAAATTGTTGGATCGTTCATCGTCTCTTTTATCTGATAATAGTAATATTTCATATTTTTAAAGTTTCTAGTGGTTATTTTGTTTTCGGTACAAAGCGGTGTTGACCTACCTATCTTTTAGCCGTAATTTGAAAAAAGCTAGATTGTATGTCGCCCCTTTATTTAAAAACATACTATTGTCTTACTCTGGAAACAAATAGCTGGATCGGTCATCGTCAGTACTTAAAATAACCATTTACCATGCAAAAATTACCGTCTACAGAAAAATTACCATGCTATATGTCGCCTCTTTTACCCACTATATATAAAAGCTAACCATGTTTGCTCTCACCACAACGTTTTGATGGTTGCAGCAGGTTTTCCTCCATTCAACTGATGACGACACGTATGCTGATTCTTCcatcccacggtatgattgctgcacccccatggagctctcacagcgctttggattttcggccgtccgatcgaactaacgtggcgcgatctcggccgtcgttccgtccagggcgctgaggccctcgCACGAACCCgcattttatccatgggtcacgaAAAGCCCCGCTCGGCCCGATCTCTCGCTCCCAATCGTCTCGCGCGTCTCCTCCTACCAATCCCCTACCGTCCTCCTCCCCCCAATCCCGTTCTGCCCagcgccgctccacctcctaGGCCGCCAcccgcccttctcctcctcccaggCCTCGTCTCCCCACCTCGCCGGCAGATCTCCTCCATGCATCCGTCGAGGAGCTGATGGCGAGATCAAGGGAGggcggatggcggcggcgaccggaggCGCTGAGCGTGGCCAGAGACGGGCCGACGCGGGCCGGATCCGCGACgaccggaggcggcggtggcggcggcgaccggagccgcctggcgcggccagagacgGGCCGGCGCTAGGCcgatccgcggcggcggcggccttccccGTCCTCGGCCATCGCCCCACCGCTCGTGCTCTCCTGCTCCCTTatctcctctccctcttcctctagtgTAGATGAACTCACGCCTGCGTCTCCCTCCCAAACccgcaggcgccgccgccgccgccgccggagagctcGAGCTGCTCGTCCCGCGGGCCGCGGGCATGGACCGCCACGAGCTGGGCGGCGCGGGAGCCGTCGAGATCGAGAAGGCGCCGCGCGAGGCCGGGGCGGACATGGAGTCGGAGCCggccgcggcgcgcgcggcggagcGCGTCCCGCCGTGGCGCGAGCAGCTGACGGCCCGCGGCCTGGTGGCGGCGCTGCTCATCGGCGTCGTCTACACCGTCATCGTCATGAAGCTCAGCCTCACCACGGGGATCGTGCCCACGCTCAACGTCTCCGCCGCGCTGCTCGCCTTCCTCGCGCTCCGCGGATGGACGCACGTGCTCCACCGACTCGGCATTGCCTCACGCCCCTTCACGCGACAGGAGAACACCGTCGTCCAGACCTGCATCGTCGCCTGCTACACCATCGGATTCGGCGGTAAGccgcccgcctccccctcccATCGAACTAACCGATTAGTATTTCTTTCCCCATTCGAGCACACCAGGCCGCCATTGCGTTAATTAGTTTCCGAATCTCGATTAATTCGCTCATTAATCCATGCCTTGCAGGCGGGTTCGGGTCCTTCTTGCTGGGGCTGGACAAGAAGACCTACGAGCTGGCCGGGGCCAGCACGCCGGGGAATGTGCCGGGGAGCTACAAGGACCCCGGCATCGGATGGATGATGggcttcctcctcgccgtcagCTTCGTCGGCCTCCTCACCTTGCTCCCCCTCAGAAAGGTACGTAAGATTCCATTCCCACACTTTCCCCACCCTTCACCTCTGATCTTTCCATGTCCTACTATTCGTCAGCGTTTACCAGTTGACGATTTGAGCCGCACTTACTGAATTTTTCTGGGCCGGGGTTTTCTTGCCGTTACTGTCCGAAAAGTACTCAAACTTTGGCATCAGTCGGAAGATCGTTCCATCACTGGAACCATTGTTTTCTCCTCTTCTCACTTGTATCAGTGCGTGACGCTACGGTGCACTGCTGACATAACCTGGTCTAGATTTAGTTATTGCAGTGTTGATCAGAAACACCTTTTACTACTCTACAAGTGATCTAATAGTCGCAATCCGTCTTTTAAGTTAACTGGTGTTTGGTGAAACTAAATACTACTCGTTTCCAGGTGCTCGTCATCGACTATAAACTAACCTATCCAAGTGGGACTGCGACTGCCGTGCTCATAAACGGCTTCCACACACCTCAAGGAGATAAGAATGCAAAGTATGCTCTCTTTTCTTATTTTACCTGCATATAAAAGGCATGCTCTTTTATTCCAGCAACGTGCGCTCATGAAATTGAATTGCTCAACGTTTTAGGAAATGAAACAATGACCTCAACTGACTCAAAAGTTTCACCTTTACAACAGGAAGCAGGTCCTGGGCTTCCTCAAGTACTTTGGGATCAGCTTCTTctggagctttttccagtggttctACACCGGCGGCGACTTCTGCGGATTCATGCAGTTCCCCACATTTGGGCTGAAGGCTTGGAAACAATCGTACTGTCTATGAATTTTTCACAAAACTTAAGTTCAAGTTTCAGCAGTTGAAATGCATCACAGAGTTCACCGTTTAACCCTCCATAATTCCATGGCCAGATTCTTCTTCGACTTCAGTCTGACCTATGTTGGCGCCGGGATGATCTGTTCGCACCTCGTCAACCTTTCTCTCCTCTTTGGCGCTGTTCTGTCTTATGGAGTAATGTGGCCGCTCATGAAGAAACAGGAGGGGAATTGGTACTCGGCAAAGGCGTCTGCCAGCAGCATGACAGGCCTCTACGGTTACAAGGTATGTTCCTGAATTCACCTCTTCTAATTAAGGCTATTGTGATCCCTTGCGGCTATTGTCGGTTTAATTACGCTCATGTTCTTGGCTGTATAGGGGCGGTTGCTTATTAGAATTCGTCCATGTAGGCTCTGAATTTGGGCTTGGGTTTCGTTTTAATCTACAAGTGATATAAGAGACAGTCAAGTTT contains:
- the LOC124703000 gene encoding probable metal-nicotianamine transporter YSL16 isoform X3, which translates into the protein MDRHELGGAGAVEIEKAPREAGADMESEPAAARAAERVPPWREQLTARGLVAALLIGVVYTVIVMKLSLTTGIVPTLNVSAALLAFLALRGWTHVLHRLGIASRPFTRQENTVVQTCIVACYTIGFGGGFGSFLLGLDKKTYELAGASTPGNVPGSYKDPGIGWMMGFLLAVSFVGLLTLLPLRKVLVIDYKLTYPSGTATAVLINGFHTPQGDKNAKKQVLGFLKYFGISFFWSFFQWFYTGGDFCGFMQFPTFGLKAWKQSFFFDFSLTYVGAGMICSHLVNLSLLFGAVLSYGVMWPLMKKQEGNWYSAKASASSMTGLYGYKISNPGNVRRQKRSEPSIVQVQWKRCVAAWFGWLTPEPVVGWLKFMRNHCVCGFLDSQV
- the LOC124703000 gene encoding probable metal-nicotianamine transporter YSL16 isoform X4 — its product is MDRHELGGAGAVEIEKAPREAGADMESEPAAARAAERVPPWREQLTARGLVAALLIGVVYTVIVMKLSLTTGIVPTLNVSAALLAFLALRGWTHVLHRLGIASRPFTRQENTVVQTCIVACYTIGFGGGFGSFLLGLDKKTYELAGASTPGNVPGSYKDPGIGWMMGFLLAVSFVGLLTLLPLRKVLVIDYKLTYPSGTATAVLINGFHTPQGDKNAKKQVLGFLKYFGISFFWSFFQWFYTGGDFCGFMQFPTFGLKAWKQSFFFDFSLTYVGAGMICSHLVNLSLLFGAVLSYGVMWPLMKKQEGNWYSAKASASSMTGLYGYKVQWKRCVAAWFGWLTPEPVVGWLKLVPYTFSPSPFPIQGCAVLDPKLCFLVCF
- the LOC124703000 gene encoding probable metal-nicotianamine transporter YSL16 isoform X1, coding for MDRHELGGAGAVEIEKAPREAGADMESEPAAARAAERVPPWREQLTARGLVAALLIGVVYTVIVMKLSLTTGIVPTLNVSAALLAFLALRGWTHVLHRLGIASRPFTRQENTVVQTCIVACYTIGFGGGFGSFLLGLDKKTYELAGASTPGNVPGSYKDPGIGWMMGFLLAVSFVGLLTLLPLRKVLVIDYKLTYPSGTATAVLINGFHTPQGDKNAKKQVLGFLKYFGISFFWSFFQWFYTGGDFCGFMQFPTFGLKAWKQSFFFDFSLTYVGAGMICSHLVNLSLLFGAVLSYGVMWPLMKKQEGNWYSAKASASSMTGLYGYKISNPGNVRRQKRSEPSIVQVQWKRCVAAWFGWLTPEPVVGWLKLVPYTFSPSPFPIQGCAVLDPKLCFLVCF
- the LOC124703000 gene encoding probable metal-nicotianamine transporter YSL16 isoform X2; the protein is MDRHELGGAGAVEIEKAPREAGADMESEPAAARAAERVPPWREQLTARGLVAALLIGVVYTVIVMKLSLTTGIVPTLNVSAALLAFLALRGWTHVLHRLGIASRPFTRQENTVVQTCIVACYTIGFGGGFGSFLLGLDKKTYELAGASTPGNVPGSYKDPGIGWMMGFLLAVSFVGLLTLLPLRKVLVIDYKLTYPSGTATAVLINGFHTPQGDKNAKKQVLGFLKYFGISFFWSFFQWFYTGGDFCGFMQFPTFGLKAWKQSFFFDFSLTYVGAGMICSHLVNLSLLFGAVLSYGVMWPLMKKQEGNWYSAKASASSMTGLYGYKISNPGNVRRQKRSEPSIVQVQWKRCVAAWFGWLTPEPVVGWLKFMRNHCVCGFLDRFALLL
- the LOC124703000 gene encoding probable metal-nicotianamine transporter YSL16 isoform X5, translating into MDRHELGGAGAVEIEKAPREAGADMESEPAAARAAERVPPWREQLTARGLVAALLIGVVYTVIVMKLSLTTGIVPTLNVSAALLAFLALRGWTHVLHRLGIASRPFTRQENTVVQTCIVACYTIGFGGGFGSFLLGLDKKTYELAGASTPGNVPGSYKDPGIGWMMGFLLAVSFVGLLTLLPLRKVLVIDYKLTYPSGTATAVLINGFHTPQGDKNAKKQVLGFLKYFGISFFWSFFQWFYTGGDFCGFMQFPTFGLKAWKQSFFFDFSLTYVGAGMICSHLVNLSLLFGAVLSYGVMWPLMKKQEGNWYSAKASASSMTGLYGYKVQWKRCVAAWFGWLTPEPVVGWLKFMRNHCVCGFLDRFALLL